A DNA window from Canis lupus dingo isolate Sandy chromosome 2, ASM325472v2, whole genome shotgun sequence contains the following coding sequences:
- the SYTL1 gene encoding synaptotagmin-like protein 1 isoform X1 — protein MPQRGHPSQEGLWALPSLPMAHEPEPEADGLLDLSFLTEEEQEAIADVLKRDAHLRQLEEGRVSKLRASVADPGQLKILTGDWFQEARSQRHHHAHFGSDLVRASIRRKKSSMGTGDQAPGSDGEAEAAEKDAEEEVESRLPMDKAPQEMLSKAKEPDFPSPYVPLKASDQEEEPQAQEAPGPGDPQVSAEEADPEPEPRSRGEEPPPPPAQTQAAPEILENGEEAPGPGSSVDRMLSSSSSVSSLNSSTLSGSQLSLSGEAEAGAVQVRGSVHFALRYEPGPAELRVHVIQCQGLAAARRRRSDPYVKSYLLPDKQSKRKTTVKKRNLNPVFNEILRYSIPQAELRGRVLSLSVWHRESLGRNIFLGEVEVPLDTWDWDSEPTWLPLQSRGPPSPDDLPSRGLLSLSLKYVPASSEGPGLPPSGELHFWVKEAQDLVPLRSGTLDTYVQCSVLPDDSRASRQRTRVVRRSLSPVFNHTMVYDGFGPADLRQACAELSLWDQGALASRQLGGTRLSLGTGSSYGLQVPWMDSTSEERQLWQTLLERPCEWVDGLLPLRTNLVPRT, from the exons ATGCCCCAGAGGGGCCACCCATCTCAAGAGGGGCTGTGggccctgcccagcctccccaTGGCGCATGAGCCAGAGCCTGAGGCTGATGGCCTGTTGGACCTCAGCTTCCTGacggaggaggagcaggaggccaTTGCCGATGTCCTGAAGCGAGATGCCCACCTTCGCCAGTTGGAGGAGGGCCGGGTCAG CAAGCTCCGGGCCTCGGTGGCAGACCCTGGGCAGCTGAAGATCCTGACAGGAGACTGGTTCCAGGAAGCACGCTCACAACGGCACCACCATGCCCACTTTGGCTCTGATCTTGTCCGAGCCTCTATCCGCAGAAAGAAGAGCTCCATGG GCACAGGAGATCAGGCTCCAGGCAGCGATGGGGAGGCTGAAGCTGCTGAGAAAGATGCTGAAGAGGAGGTGGAGTCCAG GCTCCCCATGGACAAGGCACCCCAAGAGATGCTCAGCAAGGCTAAG GAACCTGATTTTCCCTCACCATATGTCCCCCTAAAGGCTTCAGATCAGGAGGAAGAGCCCCAAGCCCAGGAAG ccccgggccccggggaccCGCAGGTCTCGGCGGAGGAGGCGGACCCGGAGCCGGAGCCGCGGTCGCGCGGAGAGGAGCCGccgccacccccagcccag acccagGCGGCGCCCGAGATCCTGGAGAACGGGGAAGAGGCTCCGGGGCCCGGCTCCTCAGTCGACCGCATGCTCAGCAGCAGCTCCTCCGTGTCCAGCCTCAACTCCTCCAcg CTGAGCGGCAGCCAGCTGAGCCTGTCCGGGGAGGCCGAGGCGGGCGCGGTGCAGGTGCGCGGCTCCGTGCACTTCGCGCTGCGCTACGAGCCGGGCCCCGCCGAGCTGCGCGTGCACGTGATCCAGTGCCAGGGCCTGGCggccgcgcgccgccgccgctcggACCC ctACGTCAAAAGCTACCTCCTCCCGGATAAGCAGAGCAAGCGCAAGACCACAGTGAAGAAACGGAATCTGAACCCGGTCTTCAACGAGATCCTGCGG TACTCCATCCCGCAGGCCGAGCTCCGGGGCCGCGTGCTGAGCCTGTCCGTGTGGCACCGCGAAAGCCTGGGTCGCAACATCTTTCTGGGCGAAGTCGAAGTGCCTCTCGACACGTGGGACTGGGACTCTGAGCCCACCTGGCTCCCCCTGCAGTCCCGG GGCCCGCCCTCTCCCGACGACCTCCCCAGCCGCGGGCTGCTCTCCCTGTCCCTCAAGTACGTCCCCGCCAGCTCCGAGG GCCCGGGACTGCCCCCCAGTGGGGAGCTGCATTTCTGGGTGAAGGAAGCTCAGGACCTCGTGCCTCTGCGCTCAGGAACCCTGGATACCTACGTACAGTG TTCAGTGCTGCCTGATGACAGCCGGGCCAGCCGCCAAAGGACAAGGGTGGTACGGCGCAGCCTCAGCCCTGTGTTCAACCACACCATGGTTTACGATGGCTTCGGGCCTGCTGACCTGCGCCAGGCCTGTGCCGAGTTGTCCCTCTGGGACCAGGGGGCCCTGGCCAGCCGCCAGCTGGGGGGCACACGCCTCAGCCTGGGCACCG GCAGCAGCTATGGCCTCCAGGTGCCCTGGATGGACTCCACATCAGAGGAGAGGCAGCTGTGGCAGACGCTCCTGGAACGACCGTGTGAGTGGGTGGATGGCCTTCTGCCCCTCAGAACCAACCTGGTCCCCAGGACATAG
- the SYTL1 gene encoding synaptotagmin-like protein 1 isoform X2, protein MGTGDQAPGSDGEAEAAEKDAEEEVESRLPMDKAPQEMLSKAKEPDFPSPYVPLKASDQEEEPQAQEAPGPGDPQVSAEEADPEPEPRSRGEEPPPPPAQTQAAPEILENGEEAPGPGSSVDRMLSSSSSVSSLNSSTLSGSQLSLSGEAEAGAVQVRGSVHFALRYEPGPAELRVHVIQCQGLAAARRRRSDPYVKSYLLPDKQSKRKTTVKKRNLNPVFNEILRYSIPQAELRGRVLSLSVWHRESLGRNIFLGEVEVPLDTWDWDSEPTWLPLQSRGPPSPDDLPSRGLLSLSLKYVPASSEGPGLPPSGELHFWVKEAQDLVPLRSGTLDTYVQCSVLPDDSRASRQRTRVVRRSLSPVFNHTMVYDGFGPADLRQACAELSLWDQGALASRQLGGTRLSLGTGSSYGLQVPWMDSTSEERQLWQTLLERPCEWVDGLLPLRTNLVPRT, encoded by the exons ATGG GCACAGGAGATCAGGCTCCAGGCAGCGATGGGGAGGCTGAAGCTGCTGAGAAAGATGCTGAAGAGGAGGTGGAGTCCAG GCTCCCCATGGACAAGGCACCCCAAGAGATGCTCAGCAAGGCTAAG GAACCTGATTTTCCCTCACCATATGTCCCCCTAAAGGCTTCAGATCAGGAGGAAGAGCCCCAAGCCCAGGAAG ccccgggccccggggaccCGCAGGTCTCGGCGGAGGAGGCGGACCCGGAGCCGGAGCCGCGGTCGCGCGGAGAGGAGCCGccgccacccccagcccag acccagGCGGCGCCCGAGATCCTGGAGAACGGGGAAGAGGCTCCGGGGCCCGGCTCCTCAGTCGACCGCATGCTCAGCAGCAGCTCCTCCGTGTCCAGCCTCAACTCCTCCAcg CTGAGCGGCAGCCAGCTGAGCCTGTCCGGGGAGGCCGAGGCGGGCGCGGTGCAGGTGCGCGGCTCCGTGCACTTCGCGCTGCGCTACGAGCCGGGCCCCGCCGAGCTGCGCGTGCACGTGATCCAGTGCCAGGGCCTGGCggccgcgcgccgccgccgctcggACCC ctACGTCAAAAGCTACCTCCTCCCGGATAAGCAGAGCAAGCGCAAGACCACAGTGAAGAAACGGAATCTGAACCCGGTCTTCAACGAGATCCTGCGG TACTCCATCCCGCAGGCCGAGCTCCGGGGCCGCGTGCTGAGCCTGTCCGTGTGGCACCGCGAAAGCCTGGGTCGCAACATCTTTCTGGGCGAAGTCGAAGTGCCTCTCGACACGTGGGACTGGGACTCTGAGCCCACCTGGCTCCCCCTGCAGTCCCGG GGCCCGCCCTCTCCCGACGACCTCCCCAGCCGCGGGCTGCTCTCCCTGTCCCTCAAGTACGTCCCCGCCAGCTCCGAGG GCCCGGGACTGCCCCCCAGTGGGGAGCTGCATTTCTGGGTGAAGGAAGCTCAGGACCTCGTGCCTCTGCGCTCAGGAACCCTGGATACCTACGTACAGTG TTCAGTGCTGCCTGATGACAGCCGGGCCAGCCGCCAAAGGACAAGGGTGGTACGGCGCAGCCTCAGCCCTGTGTTCAACCACACCATGGTTTACGATGGCTTCGGGCCTGCTGACCTGCGCCAGGCCTGTGCCGAGTTGTCCCTCTGGGACCAGGGGGCCCTGGCCAGCCGCCAGCTGGGGGGCACACGCCTCAGCCTGGGCACCG GCAGCAGCTATGGCCTCCAGGTGCCCTGGATGGACTCCACATCAGAGGAGAGGCAGCTGTGGCAGACGCTCCTGGAACGACCGTGTGAGTGGGTGGATGGCCTTCTGCCCCTCAGAACCAACCTGGTCCCCAGGACATAG
- the TMEM222 gene encoding transmembrane protein 222 isoform X2, giving the protein MAEAEGSSPLLLPPPPPPPGMAEVEAPTAAETDKKQFSGSGSSAMDVDRSRFPYCVVWTPIPVLTWFFPIIGHMGICTSTGVIRDFAGPYFVSEDNMAFGKPAKYWKLDPAQVYASGPNAWDTAVHDASEEYKHRMHSLCCDNCHSHVALALNLMRYNNSTNWNMVTLCFFCLLYGKYVSVGAFVKTWLPFVLLLGIILTVSLVFNLR; this is encoded by the exons ATGGCGGAAGCGGAAGGGAGTTCGCCGCTCCtgttgccgccgccgccgcccccacccGGGATGGCGGAAGTGGAGGCACCGACGGCGGCCGAGACGGACAAGAAGCAATTCAGCGGCTCGGGCAGCAGCGCCATGGACGTGGACCGGAGCCGCTTCCCCTACTGCGTGGTGTGGACGCCCATCCCGGTGCTCAC GTGGTTTTTCCCCATCATCGGCCACATGGGCATCTGCACATCCACAGGAGTCATTCGGGATTTTGCTGGCCCCTACTTTGTCTCG GAAGACAACATGGCCTTTGGGAAGCCCGCCAA gtACTGGAAGTTGGACCCTGCTCAGGTGTACGCTAGTGGGCCCAATGCGTGGGACACAGCTGTGCACGACGCCTCTGAGGAGTACAAGCACCGCATG CACAGTCTCTGCTGTGACAACTGTCACTCACATGTGGCGTTGGCCTTGAACTTGATGCGCTATAACAACAGCACCAACTGGAACATGGTGACGCTCTGCTTCTTCTGCCTGCTGTATGGGAAGTACGTCAG TGTCGGGGCTTTCGTGAAGACCTGGCTGCCCTTCGTCCTCCTCCTGGGCATCATCCTAACTGTCAGTCTCGTCTTCAACCTTCGGTGA
- the TMEM222 gene encoding transmembrane protein 222 isoform X1: MAEAEGSSPLLLPPPPPPPGMAEVEAPTAAETDKKQFSGSGSSAMDVDRSRFPYCVVWTPIPVLTERGRDTGRGRSRLHAGSPTRDSIPGLQDRALGQRWFFPIIGHMGICTSTGVIRDFAGPYFVSEDNMAFGKPAKYWKLDPAQVYASGPNAWDTAVHDASEEYKHRMHSLCCDNCHSHVALALNLMRYNNSTNWNMVTLCFFCLLYGKYVSVGAFVKTWLPFVLLLGIILTVSLVFNLR, encoded by the exons ATGGCGGAAGCGGAAGGGAGTTCGCCGCTCCtgttgccgccgccgccgcccccacccGGGATGGCGGAAGTGGAGGCACCGACGGCGGCCGAGACGGACAAGAAGCAATTCAGCGGCTCGGGCAGCAGCGCCATGGACGTGGACCGGAGCCGCTTCCCCTACTGCGTGGTGTGGACGCCCATCCCGGTGCTCAC agagagaggcagagacacaggcagagggagaagcaggctccatgccgggagcccgacgcgggactcgatcccaggactccaggatcgtgccctgggccaaag GTGGTTTTTCCCCATCATCGGCCACATGGGCATCTGCACATCCACAGGAGTCATTCGGGATTTTGCTGGCCCCTACTTTGTCTCG GAAGACAACATGGCCTTTGGGAAGCCCGCCAA gtACTGGAAGTTGGACCCTGCTCAGGTGTACGCTAGTGGGCCCAATGCGTGGGACACAGCTGTGCACGACGCCTCTGAGGAGTACAAGCACCGCATG CACAGTCTCTGCTGTGACAACTGTCACTCACATGTGGCGTTGGCCTTGAACTTGATGCGCTATAACAACAGCACCAACTGGAACATGGTGACGCTCTGCTTCTTCTGCCTGCTGTATGGGAAGTACGTCAG TGTCGGGGCTTTCGTGAAGACCTGGCTGCCCTTCGTCCTCCTCCTGGGCATCATCCTAACTGTCAGTCTCGTCTTCAACCTTCGGTGA